GTCTATATTATTTAACAAGGAATCATTGACGCGACCAAATTGCATAAAACTAGTTGGAAATTAATAGCCTTCGAAGATAAGATTTTTCATTATAATCGCTTTTTCTGCATTCCGTGGTTGCATCGCCACATATCGTGGTGGATGAAATTGCCTTATGATAAAAAAACATCATGACTGGAAAGGCTTGCTACAAGCCGGATGGACGTGGCTTTGAAGACATCAGGCTGTACCAGTGGCGACTATACAAATAATACAAAGAAAGTTTGGATATTCCTTTGCAATATCCTTTTTCCAAGCTAATTTGATTACATACAAGAGCTTTATTTATTAACTGACAAGCATGGAAATTTTACACGTTAGCGCAGAATGTTATCCGGTAGCGAAAGTAGGAGGATTAGCCGATGTAGTGGGTGCGCTGCCTAAATATCAGCACGATCTGGGTTGTGTAGCCAAGGTAGTGATGCCCGCCTATAAGACCCGCTTTTTTGAGAACAACGAATTTGAACTCGTGCACCAGGGAGGTACCTGGGTGGGTTTCAACTGGTATCATGTCAACGTATTCCGCGAGAAGAACAATGTGTTGGGCTTTGACCTTTACCTGTTGGATATTCCGGGATTGCTGGACCAGGAGGGCGTGTACGGGCACTGGAATGATATGGAACGTTTCCTGGCATTTCAGATAGGCGTATTAGACTGGCTCAATGAATGGCAGCATCATCCTGATGTGGTGCATTGCCACGATCATCATACCGGGTTTATTCCTTTTATGATGACGCATGCTTATAAGTATGAAAGGCTGCGTACCATTGCCACGGTATTGACCATTCATAATGCGCAATACCAGGGGCAGTTTGGCTGGGAGCAGCTGTACCGCTTACCGGGTTTTGACCTCTGGAAGGCAGGGCTGGTTGGCTGGGAGAATGCAGTGAACCCCCTGGCAGCAGCGATCAAGTGTGCCTGGAGAGTGACTACCGTATCTCCCGGATACCTGGAAGAAATGTACAATGGTGCGAACGGACTGGAAAGTCTGCTCCGCAGCGAACGCCGGAAGTGCAAGGGTATCCTGAACGGTATAGACAACAAGGTATGGGATCCTGCAACAGACCCGATGTTACCTGTTCATTATGATGAAACTTCCTTTGTACAAGGGAAAAAAGAAATAAAGCGCCAGTTGTGCGAAGAGTTTGGCTTTGACCCCGAATTACCATTGTTCTCCTTCATTGGCCGTTTAGTAGGCGAGAAAGGAGCTGATCTCCTACCAGATATTATTGGCCGTTCACTGTACGAACAGCAAAAACAACTTAACTTCCTTGTACTGGGTAGCGGAGAATCTCAGACAGAATGGCGATTGCACCAGACAAAGGCCGGCACTGCGCCTAACTTCAATGTGCAGTTTGGATATAACGAGGGCTTGTCTCACCGCATTTACGCAGGGAGTGATTTCCTCCTGATGCCGAGCAGGGTAGAGCCTTGTGGCCTGAACCAGTTATACGCGCTGCGTTATGGTACGGTGCCCATTGTACGTAGTGTGGGTGGATTGAAAGATACAGTGAAGGACTTTGGAGAAACCGGTGGTTTCGGTATCCGCTTTATACAGGCTGAAGCCTGGGATGCCTGCCAGGCCATAGCCCGTGCTGTGGAACTGTACAATGATAGACAGGCATTACAGGAGATCCAGGAATATATCATGCAGATCGATCACTCCTGGGATAGCGCCGCCGCTGAGTATGTAAAATTATACGAATCAATAGTTATCAGACCTTAATTGGCACGGAACTTTCCACGTAGTTTGTAAACGGGACTTTCCATTTATAGTAATCATTATTTCAACGAAACAAAAGAATAGAAATATGTCTAACGCAGTTATCTCCCTTATCTTAGGAGGCGGTTCCGGTACCCGCCTTTATCCGCTCACCCGCAAGCGCTCGAAACCCGCTGTGCCGGTAGCTGGTAAATATAGATTGGTGGATATTCCCATCTCCAATTGTTTGAATGCGGATATGAACCGCATTTTTGTGCTCACACAGTTTAACTCCGCTTCACTGAATAAGCATATTAAGAATACCTATCATTTCAGTCATTTCAGTAAAGCGTTTGTAGATATTCTGGCAGCTGAGCAGACCCCGGATAACCCTACCTGGTACCAGGGTACAGCAGATGCGGTACGCCAGTGCCTCCATCACATTGAGAACTATGAGTACGATTATGTACTCATCCTCTCCGGCGACCAGCTGTACCAGATGGATTTCAGGGAGATGCTGCAACATCATATTGAATCACAGGCAGAGGTAACCATCGGTACCATTCCGGTAACGGCGAAAGATGCCTCTGATTTTGGGATTCTGAAAACAGACGATAAAGGCCTCATTACTTCATTTACAGAAAAGCCAAAGCAGGATGTACTGGCACCATGGGCCAGCCCGGTGAGTGACGAAATGCATGCCGCAGGAAGAGAATACCTGGCAAGTATGGGTATTTATATCTTTAGCAGGAATACTCTCGTGGAATTGCTGAAAGGACAGGAGGCTGCGACCGATTTCGGTAAGGAGATCATTCCCTACGCAATCAATGCAGCGCTGAAGGTAATGAGCTATCAATATACCGGCTACTGGACGGATATCGGAAATATCTGCTCATTCTGGGAAGCAAACCTGGCACTGACAGATGAAATTCCCCAGTTCAATTTATTCGATGAACACCAAACCATCTACTCCCGTGCACGTATGCTGCCTCCGGCAAAGATGAGCGGGTCTTTTAATAAGACCATCATTGCCGACGGTACGATTATCAGTGATAGCACACTGGAACGCTGCGTAGTAGGGATCCGTGCCCGTATCGGGAAGGGGTCTGTGATTACAAACAGCTATATTATGGGGAGCGATTTCTACCAGACCCTGGAAGACCTGGCAAGAGCGAAAGCAAAAGGCCATCCGCCAATGGGGATTGGAGATAATTGTGTGATCAATAAAGCGATAATAGATAAGAATGTGAGTATTGGAAATAATGTGAAGATAAATGTGGGGGAGGTGTTGCCCAATGGGGAGTATGAGCAGTATACCGTGAAGGATGGAATTGTGGTAATTAAGAACGGGATGGTCATCCCGGATGGCTTTGTTATTTAAGACATATTTATAATGCAATTATAGAATCGATTTCATCTTTGGGTGAAATCGATTTTTTTATGGCAGTAACTTTTGGTAATGGTCTTCACTATTTTCCTGATCCACCCTTATAAACGGTCAAAATAACTGTTAAAATTGAATTAATGATGACAAGTGGCAGAAAATGTTTTATCTTTGAAAGTCCTTGCCAGCAAAGGGTTTCAGCGGCAGGAATGTAAAGAATTATAAATTAATAACAGCGTTAAATACTGTTAAAATTACCCCTCATTTCAACGTTTATTTGCGCCCGTTTATCTCTCCTTTTTTATTAATCACCGACACCTTTTGCCTTTTGGCCGACATAATACAATCCTCCTTCCCCCGAAATCTACATTTGTTTTTTAGGTTCTCAACATAAAATCAATTTTGATGGTTTTGCTGGATCAAAGGGCAATACATATAACGGGGCTGTGTTGTATGTTGTTATTATCAGTCGCCTGCCATAATAAAAAGAAAACGGAAGATGCTAAATCACAGGGAAACCAACCTACTATCGTAGATGTCATCATTGCTGACACGCGTAGTGTCACTAACAACGTTGAAGCAAACGGTACCATCGTTCCCAACGAATTTGCAGAATTACACCCGGAAATCAGTGGCAGGATCACCTACCTCAACATTCCCGAAGGCAGCATTGTCGAAAAAGGCACCCTCATTGCCCGCATCAACGATGCCGACCTGCAGGCACAACTGCAAAAGTCCAAAGTCCTGCTGGACCTCTACCAGAAAACGGAACAACGCGACCGCAAACTCCTGGACCTCAACGGGATCAACCAGGCTGATTACGACCTGGCGCTGAACAACGTACACAGTACCCAGGCGGATATGGCATACACCCAGGCCCAGATTGACAAGGCCGCTATCCGTGCACCTTTTACAGGCATCATTGGTCTGCGACAGGTGAGTATCGGGGCTTATGCCACCCCCAATACCCTCATCGCCACTATCCAATCTCCCGACAAGATGCGGGTAGATTTCCTGTTACCAGAGAATTACGCCCATAATATAAAGAAAGGTGGTGTAGTAGACGTTGTGAGCGATGCGAACAACGGCACCCGCAAACAAGCCACTGTGATCGCCATGGAACCCCAGGTGAGCCAGACGAGCCGCAACGTAAAAGTGCGTGCCCTCCTTTCTGACGGCAAGGGGCGCCCAGGGGCATTCGTGAAAGTTTATTTCAATGCCGGTGCGGAGGCGAAAGCCATTATGGTGCCTACCAACGCCCTCATTCCAAACGATAAGAACAACCAGGTCGTGCTCGTCAAAGACGGTAAGGCCCACCTGTCTACCGTGCAAACCGGTGTACGGGAAGTCAATAACGTGGAGATCACCAGCGGGATCAGCGTCGGTGATACAGTGGTGGTGACCGGCGTACTCTTTGCCCGCCCCGATGCCCCTGTAAAGGTCAGACAAGTGAAGACACTGGAAAAACTCGTGGCTGCACAGCAATAATCACCCAACGGATTTTTACAAATGAATATTTCAGAACTATCATTGAAGCGGCCTGTCCTTGCGACAGTGATGAACCTCCTGATTATACTGTTTGGGGTGATTGGCTATTATTTCCTGGCAGTGAGAGATTATCCTGCTATCGACCCCCCGATTATTACAGTCACGACTTCATATACCGGTGCCAACCCGGACATCATGGAAAGCCAGATCTCCGAACCGCTGGAAAAGCAGATCAACGGTATTCCCGGTATCCGTACCATTTCTTCTAATAGCTCCCTGGGCAGCAGCGTGATCACGGTAGAGTTCAATCTCGGTATTGACCTGGAAGCTGCTGCCAGTGATGTGCGTGATAAGGTAAGCCAGGCCACCAAGAACCTGCCGCTTGACATCGATGCGCCGCCGGTGGTCACCAAGGCCGATGCGAACAGTGACCCGATCCTGATCCTGGCAGTACAAAGCCGTACCAAATCGCTCATGGAACTGAGCGACTATGTCGATAACGTATTGCAGCAGCAATTGCAGACCATCGACCAGGTGAGCTCCGTAAACATCTTTGGCGATAAGAGTTATGCCATGCGCCTCTGGCTCAACGAAGCGAAGATGGATGCCTATAACGTAGCCTATAATGACATCAGCACTGCACTTAAAACTGAAAACGTTCAGTTGCCGGCAGGGAAGGTATATGGTAACAATACTGAACTAACGATTAATGCCCTTGGCCGCCTGACCACGGAGAAGGATTTCCGGGACCTGATCCTGCGCGAAGACAGTACAGGTATTGTACGCCTTGGCGATGTGGCGCGGGTAGAACTGGGTCCGCAGATTGAAGAACAGGGATGGAAATACAATGGTGTAAATGCAGTAGGGTTGGCAATCATTCCCCAGCCCGGCGCAAATAATATAGCCATTGCCGATGAGTTTAAGAAACGTATGGAGGCGATCAAAGCATCCAATAAGGACGATATTGAATTTAGTGTGCTGGTCGATAACACGCGGAACATCCGGCAGTCACTGGCAGAGGTAAAAGAGACCCTGATCATTGCATTTGCACTGGTGGTATTGGTGATCTTTTTCTTCTTCAGAAACTGGCTGATTGCAATAAGACCGCTGATTGATATCCCGATCTCCCTTATTGCTACATTCTTCGTCGTGTACCTGGCTGGATTTACGATCAATATATTAACCCTGCTGGGGATTGTACTGGCCACAGGCCTGGTGGTGGACGATGGGATTGTGGTCACGGAAAACATTTTCCGTAAACTGGAGCAGGGGATGAACATCCGCACAGCCGCGCTGGAAGGAAGCAAGGAGATCTTCTTTGCAGTGATCTCTACCTCGCTTACACTGGCAGTGGTGTTTATGCCGGTGATATTTTTACAGGGATTTGTGGGCAGGTTATTCCGTGAGTTTGGGGTGGTGCTGGCGACGGCAGTTTTGATCTCTGCATTTGTATCACTCACGATTACGCCTGTATTAAATGTGTACCTGAATAAAAAAGATGCAGGACACGGTAAGTTTTATGAAAAGACAGAGCCTTTCTTCCAGGGAATGGAAAGTGGTTACAAGCGCTGGCTGGAAGCTTTTATGAAAGTGCGTTTCCTGGCGGTCGCGATCATCCTGGTCTGCGCAGGTATGATATGGCTGATCTTATGTAATATACAAAGTGAGATTGCCCCCCTGGAAGATCGGAGCAGCATTCGTATGACGGTGAGCTTACCCGAAGGTACGAGCTATAGCTATACACAGGCAGTGAGTGATAAGATTGCAAATTACCTGTATGATTCAGTGCCTGAACGAGCCTTTGTATTTGCAAGAACACCTGCGGGTTCTGTGATCAATAGCTCACAACCACGTATCGGCCTGGTACCTCCTGAAGAAAGAGAACGTAGTCAGTCAGAGATAGCGAATGATCTGAATAAGAAGCTGAAACGCTTTAACGATGCGCGCATCTTTACGATCCAGGAGCAGACGATCGCTGTGGGTTCCGGCTCCAAGACCAGTTTGCCAATCCAGTTTATCCTACAGAACCAGGATTTAAATAAACTCAAAAGCACGATTCCTTTATTCCTCGAAGAGGCACGGAAAGATCCAACCTTTGCTAACGTAGACGTAGATCTGAAATTTACAAAACCTACACTGGAAGTTAGCTTTGATCGTATGAAGATCAAGGACCTGGGCCTTTCTACGAATGATGTGATTGCTGCTATGCAAGCGGCATTCAGCGGTGGACGGCTGGCCTACTTCATCATGAACGGCTACCAGTATTATGTGATTGCGCAATTGGAAAGAACAGAAAGAAATGAGCCTGCAGATATCAGTCATATCTATGTACGCAATGCGAGTGGTGATAAAATTCCTTTGGATGCAGTGGTGAAAGTGGTGACGAGTACAAGTCCGGCAACCTTGTATCACTTCAATCGCTTCAAGAGTGCAACGATCTCCGCTTCACTGGCGCCGGGGCATACGATTGGGGATGGTATCGAGGCGATGCGGGCAATAGGAGACCGGTTACTGGACCCTGGCTTCCATACGGCATTGTCAGGCTCCAGCCGTGACTATGCAGAGAGCTCTTCCAATATCGTATTTGCATTCGCGTTAGCACTGGTGTTGATTTACCTGGTACTGGCAGCACAGTTTGAAAGCTTTATCGATCCATTGACGATCATGTTTACAGTGCCGCTGGCATTGGCAGGGGCCTTGTTGAGTTTGTGGATCTTTGGCCAGACCTTAAATATCTTCTCCGAAATCGGTATGATCATGTTGATCGGATTGGTGACCAAGAACGGGATCCTGATCGTAGAGTTTACGAACCAGAAGCGGGAGCTGGGAATGAGTAAGCATGAAGCCGTGGTGGAAGCGGCTTCGCAGCGTTTACGCCCCATCCTGATGACATCGCTGGCAACAGCACTGGGTGCATTGCCACTGGCTATGAGCCTGGGAGCGGCGAGTACGAGCCGTGTACCATTGGGAATTGTGGTAGTAGGTGGTATCATGTTCTCACTGATCCTGACACTGTTCGTAATTCCGGCATTGTATACTTATGTGAGTGGTAAGCATAAGGCGCATATACCTGGTGTGGCAGAATAAAAATAATAACATGAAAAGATTTATTATATACCTGACTTTCTTTATACTCCCAGGCTGGCTGCATGCGCAGCAGCTGACGCTGAAGGATGCGGTGAGTATTGCGCTGAATAAGAATCTGGGCCTTCAGATCGCGGAGAATAATGTAAAGATTGCGCAGACAAACAATAATTACGCGGTGGCAGGTGGTATGCCGGTCGTAAGTGCTTCAGGTACTGATGTGGAGCAGTTGACAAGCCTGGAACAGAAGTATGCGAATGCCGCTAACAATAAGAGTAGCAGTAATGCCCGTTCTAACCAGCTCACTGCCAGTATTGGCGCAACAGTGCCTATTTATACGGGTAGCAGGGTGGCCAATGCCAGCAAACGGTTAGAGGTGGCTGAGTCCATTAGCAATGATTATTTAAAGTCAAGAGTGGCGGCGATCACTTACAATGTGATGTTGAAGTACTACGACATCATCCGGCAGGAGAGTTATGCGGCTACCCTGGGGCGCTCCATTGAGGTATCCCGGCAGAAACTGGATATTGTAAAAGCACAGCAATCTGTGGGTGTGGCGAATAATGCGGATCTTTTTCAGGCACAGGTGGATCTGAATACCCAGGTGCAGAATTTGCAGGCGCAGCAACTGGTGATAGATCAGGCAAAGACGGATCTGCTGACCGTGCTGACTTTGAAGCAGGATTCGCTCATCGTTATCAAAGATACGATCGTCGTAGCTACAGATTTGCAGCTGGCGCCTATTTTACAATCTATGGAGCAGCACCCGGATCTGATGGCCGCAGGCAAACAGGTACAGGTAGATCAGTATTTGGAAAAAGAGACGGCGGCTTACCGCTATCCGTCTTTGACGGGGAATGCGGGGTATAATTTTAATTATACCAGGAATAGTGATGGGTTTTCATTGCTGAACCAGAACTATGGACCCTATGTAGGAGTGGGAGTGAATATCCCGGTTTTTAATGGGTCTGTGTATAAGCGGAGGCAGGAGATTGCGGCGATCAATACTTCTAACGATCGTTTGGTGAGGGATACGCTGGGAATGAATTATACGGGGAATATTGTGAAAAGCTGGCAGGCATATAATAATAATTTACAGCAGTTGCAGACGGCGAAGGATAATTATGAATTGTCCGGGAAATTGCTGGAACTGGTATTGCAGCGTTTTCAGCTGAAACAGGCAACGATTATTGATGTGAAGACGGCACAGCAGAGTTTTGAGAATGCGGGGTATTTATTGATAAATGTGAGTTTTGCGGCCAAATCAGCGGAGATCAGGTTGAAATATTATGGAAATCAGCTTAGTCAGCCCTGATAACTAATTTTTTAGCCGGCGGCAGGCCCATGCCGGCTTCGCGGAAAATTGGCTTTTACCAGCGGTGAAAGCCAATTTTTCGCATCCTTCCCAATTTACCACTCATGAAATTTCCCCCATCATCTCCCCCTTTTCCCCTAAATTCGTGCATTCAAAAGATCATTTGAGTGTAGTATGGAGCAACCTGTAAGCAATATATCGTATAGTCAGACGGGGTATTTCAATCAACTGGTAATAGACTTCCTCGCAGACCATCCGCATCTGCGTTCTTTTTACAAATATTCCTCCTTATCCCCTGATTTTGAAGCCGCTATTAAGGCTAAGAAATCGCATCCACAACAGCGTGGGGTATTAGTGTCTGCCCTGAAAGAACAGTATGAGGGCCTTCAGATCACAGATCATGTAAAGAATAATATCAACAGCTTAGGCGAGGCGAACACCTTTACGGTGACTACCGCCCACCAGCCTAATATCTTTACCGGTTACCTCTATTTTGTATACAAGATCCTGCAGGCCATCAAGCTTGCCGGTCAGTTACAGGATAAGTATCCGCAATATAAGTTCGTGCCTGTTTATTACATGGGTAGTGAGGATGCTGACCTTGAGGAGCTTGGCCATGTGTATATTGGCGGCAAGAACATCAACTGGGCTACTTCCCAGGAGGGAGCAGTAGGCCGTATGCAGCCAGAGGGCTTCACCGAACTTTTTGCCACCATCGAATCGGCGCTGGGTTACGGCCCGCATGCAGCTGAACTCATGGCCATGATGAAAAAGGCCTACCTGGAACATGAGAATATCCAGGAAGCCACCTTATACCTTGTAAATGAATTGTTTGGCTGTTACGGCCTGGTGGTATTGGTGCCTGATAGCCCGGCGCTGAAGCGTCTCTACATTCCTGTAATGAGAGACGAACTGCTGCACCAGCACTCCCACAAGATTGTAAATGAGACGCTTACGAGACTTTCTCAGCATTATAAAGTACAGGCGAATCCACGGGAGATCAACCTGTTCTACCTGACAGCAACAGCCCGTGAGCGTATTGTGCAGATCGGGGATACCTGGAAAGTGCTGCATATGCCGGTGGAGTTTAGCCGGGAAACGCTGGAAAAGGAATTGCAGGAGCACCCGGAGCGATTCAGTCCGAATGTGATATTAAGAGGCTTGTTCCAGGAGACGATTCTGCCGAACATCGCCTTTATTGGTGGAGGCGGGGAAATTGCGTACTGGATTGAGTTGCAGGATTTATTTGCGCATTACAAGGTGCCGTTTCCCATATTATTACTACGCAATTCTTTCCTGATGGCAGATCTTGCTTCGCTGGCCAGGTTGGAGAAACTGGGCCTGGATATGGCAGATCTGTTCCGGGATGCGGAGTCGCTGGTGAATGAGTTTGTGCAGAAGCATACAAATGCAGCGCTGGTGCTAAAAGATGAGTATGCGGCGATAGAGAAATTGTTTGATGAATTGTCGCTGAAGGCGGAAGATATTGATATTACTTTGGTAAAGTCGGTAGAATCAGAGCGGTCTAAAGCGATTAAGTCAATTGGGAAGCTGGAGCATAAGTTTTTGCGGGCGGAGAAAAGGAAGTTTGCATGGCAGACGGACCAGATCCGGGTGCTGAAGCAGCGATTGTTCCCGGCAAATAGTTTACAGGAGCGCAAAGAAAACTTCATGCCCTGGTATATTCAACAGGGGCCGGCTTTCTTTGATTTGATTTTGGAACACCTGGAACCGGTAACGGATCAATTTGGAATAATTTATACAGATTAAAAATAAAGGGCGTTTACCGAAAGTAAACGCCCTTTGTTTTTAATTATTTTGTTCCAGCATCTTCTTCATGTCCTTCAGCAGTGACATCACCGCATGCAACTGATCTCTCACCTGCTTCACCTCCAGGATCTCCTGCCTCAGATCCGAATCCCCCTTCCCATTATTCACTTCTTCCTGCCTTTTCTGGTAAATGGCTTCCAGCTTCATGTCCAGGGTTTCAAACGCCTCCAGGTTCGCCGGCGGCGAAGAAGGCTTCTCACCAGGTTTCTCCAGCATCTCCAGTATACACGTAAAATACGCCTGCAGATTATTACTCAATAACTTATACTCAGGCTGCTGAAACCGCACGCCATTATGCGTTGTCCCATAGTTAGCCAGTGCCGCTATATGTGAAATGATCGAATTATTCACCACCACAAAATGATACACCAGGGAGCCATTTCGCTGCTTGCTCTTCGGCTCCGACAGCATGCGCTGAAATGCCGACATCAGGTTCGCGGCACTTACATTCGAATCCTTCCTGGCCAGTTTATAATCATTCAGCACAAAGTTTTCCTGCGTATACAAATGCATCACCTGCTCAAAGTATTTCGCATTACTCTTCACCATCCTGATCATATGACTGGGCAGGGTATTCTTTTCCCAACTCGGCCATAGCAGCAGGTTGGCAAAGAATGCGATCGTACCACCAATAGTGGTATCCATCACCCTCCATCCTACATTATACAAATTTGCCGGGTGCAAAAAGTGCAACAGGAAGATCACAAAAGGCGTTACAAAAAACACACTCAGGGTATACTGGTGCGTCATGAAACTATAAGCCCCGAGAATACAAAAGAGCATTGCGATGAAAATCACCGTATTATTCGCTGTCAGGTATAAGATCCCTGCTGCAAATAGAGCCCCTGCCACCGTTCCATATATACGCTGGTAACTTCTTGCTTTTGTAATACTAAAACCCGGTTTCAGGATCACCACGATCGTGAGCAGAATCCAGTAAAGCCGGTCCAGGTGAAAGATCTGGCCAATCACGTAGCCCGTTACCGATGCGAGACTTACGCGCAGGGCATGCCTGAAAATGTGTGACTGGAAAGTAAGGTTATTCAAAAAGGTTTCCACATCATATGAACCATGACTCGTAAAACTTGAAAGCTGTAATCTCGGGTCAATGATCTCGTCTTTTACTCTTTCCAGGCGGGTCAGGCGGTGCAGGTTGTAAATCCTTTGCGCCATGTCTGACAGGTTATGGAGGATATTGGACAGCACTAATAAGCGCGTTCTTTCTTTTACTGTCGGTAATGTTTTCCTGATCTCGTCAACGGCCTTCTGCACTTTTGCAATTTCGTATCGCAGGTTGGCCTTTGGCAGGGAACGCTGGCCTGCGGCAACTGCCTCACCGATGATTTTCAGTTCTCCTGCAAATTCAAGGATCAGGGTATGGAACTTATCCAGGATGCCTGCGCTGTCGAAAGATTCATGAAGGGCCTGGTAATCTGTCTGGGCAGCCATGATCTGTTCCTGGAGATCGACCATGTCGAGGAAGATTAGTACCAGGGCCTTGTTGATGCTGGTCGTACCTTCCTGGTGAGAACGTCTTTTTAATAAGAGTTCGCGTACGGCTTCCTGTTTCTCATTGACGACCACCTGTTGCGCAAATACATCTTTATGGATTTTTTCGATCTTATCACCAGCATCGGGATCGTAGAAATGTGCCCTTGCCAGGAGGTATTCAGCCGTTTCGGTAATACACTCAGAGAGCATTTGCTGTACGCTCAGGTAAGGGCGGATCTGCCAGAGTAGTAATGACAGGAGGCCATACCATACGGCGCCTAATAATATATAGAAGCTGTGAAGAAAGGCTTCGTGAACCGGCACTGCCTTTTCGCCAAGGATGGATACCATGACAAGCATACAGCCGATACCAATGTTGCCGCCCCTGTTGCCATACACGAGCAGCATAGCACTCATGAAACAGCACACCAGGATCCCAAAGGCCATCAATACCGGGTAGGCCATGATGAGCGATGTACAAAGGGCCGTGTTAAAAATGAAGAAGATGGCGATGAGGGTACCGTTTCGCTTATGGATGGCGGTGCCCGGAACGTCCGAAAGGGCAGTAGCAAGGGCACCGAGGGAGATGACGATCCCAAGAGGGAGGTTTCCCAACAAGGAGCAGACTACGGAAGGCACGACCACACTGATGGTAGTACGTAACCCGGTACTAAAATGATAGCTGTAGATGAAATTCCTGACTTCCTGGATCCAGTGCCGCATGTAGAAATTTAATATGTGCAAAGATACGCATTCAATTATTATACCCGGCGATGGAGGACAAATGGGGGTTCTTTTTTAAGGGCTTATTAATAATAGGCGCTTTCCTGCTACTGCAGGCCATTTTTAAATTCTTCTTAAAATAGAAAAAATTCCTAATTTGTGCGCCCTGTTAGTCCATACCATATCGGCTAACCCAGCATTATTTTCATCTTAAAGCAATGATCATCAACAACCTGTCTGAAATTTATACACAACTGTGTATAATTAAATTTCCCCTGACACGTCTATCTATAATAAATTACTGCTTTCTTTGAAAAAATAATGACCAGGAACGTAATTGTGTTGTGAATGGTTAAATCTGATACAAGAAATCAGAGAAATCATAGTTATCTTTGACGGCTTTAAAAAAACAAAGAGGAGCAATTGTGCGTTTAAAAACATTAGAAATCAAAGGCTTCAAAAGTTTTGCAGACAAGACTGTCTTACACTTCGATGAAGG
This window of the Chitinophaga sancti genome carries:
- a CDS encoding TolC family protein, with product MKRFIIYLTFFILPGWLHAQQLTLKDAVSIALNKNLGLQIAENNVKIAQTNNNYAVAGGMPVVSASGTDVEQLTSLEQKYANAANNKSSSNARSNQLTASIGATVPIYTGSRVANASKRLEVAESISNDYLKSRVAAITYNVMLKYYDIIRQESYAATLGRSIEVSRQKLDIVKAQQSVGVANNADLFQAQVDLNTQVQNLQAQQLVIDQAKTDLLTVLTLKQDSLIVIKDTIVVATDLQLAPILQSMEQHPDLMAAGKQVQVDQYLEKETAAYRYPSLTGNAGYNFNYTRNSDGFSLLNQNYGPYVGVGVNIPVFNGSVYKRRQEIAAINTSNDRLVRDTLGMNYTGNIVKSWQAYNNNLQQLQTAKDNYELSGKLLELVLQRFQLKQATIIDVKTAQQSFENAGYLLINVSFAAKSAEIRLKYYGNQLSQP
- the bshC gene encoding bacillithiol biosynthesis cysteine-adding enzyme BshC encodes the protein MEQPVSNISYSQTGYFNQLVIDFLADHPHLRSFYKYSSLSPDFEAAIKAKKSHPQQRGVLVSALKEQYEGLQITDHVKNNINSLGEANTFTVTTAHQPNIFTGYLYFVYKILQAIKLAGQLQDKYPQYKFVPVYYMGSEDADLEELGHVYIGGKNINWATSQEGAVGRMQPEGFTELFATIESALGYGPHAAELMAMMKKAYLEHENIQEATLYLVNELFGCYGLVVLVPDSPALKRLYIPVMRDELLHQHSHKIVNETLTRLSQHYKVQANPREINLFYLTATARERIVQIGDTWKVLHMPVEFSRETLEKELQEHPERFSPNVILRGLFQETILPNIAFIGGGGEIAYWIELQDLFAHYKVPFPILLLRNSFLMADLASLARLEKLGLDMADLFRDAESLVNEFVQKHTNAALVLKDEYAAIEKLFDELSLKAEDIDITLVKSVESERSKAIKSIGKLEHKFLRAEKRKFAWQTDQIRVLKQRLFPANSLQERKENFMPWYIQQGPAFFDLILEHLEPVTDQFGIIYTD
- a CDS encoding FUSC family protein → MRHWIQEVRNFIYSYHFSTGLRTTISVVVPSVVCSLLGNLPLGIVISLGALATALSDVPGTAIHKRNGTLIAIFFIFNTALCTSLIMAYPVLMAFGILVCCFMSAMLLVYGNRGGNIGIGCMLVMVSILGEKAVPVHEAFLHSFYILLGAVWYGLLSLLLWQIRPYLSVQQMLSECITETAEYLLARAHFYDPDAGDKIEKIHKDVFAQQVVVNEKQEAVRELLLKRRSHQEGTTSINKALVLIFLDMVDLQEQIMAAQTDYQALHESFDSAGILDKFHTLILEFAGELKIIGEAVAAGQRSLPKANLRYEIAKVQKAVDEIRKTLPTVKERTRLLVLSNILHNLSDMAQRIYNLHRLTRLERVKDEIIDPRLQLSSFTSHGSYDVETFLNNLTFQSHIFRHALRVSLASVTGYVIGQIFHLDRLYWILLTIVVILKPGFSITKARSYQRIYGTVAGALFAAGILYLTANNTVIFIAMLFCILGAYSFMTHQYTLSVFFVTPFVIFLLHFLHPANLYNVGWRVMDTTIGGTIAFFANLLLWPSWEKNTLPSHMIRMVKSNAKYFEQVMHLYTQENFVLNDYKLARKDSNVSAANLMSAFQRMLSEPKSKQRNGSLVYHFVVVNNSIISHIAALANYGTTHNGVRFQQPEYKLLSNNLQAYFTCILEMLEKPGEKPSSPPANLEAFETLDMKLEAIYQKRQEEVNNGKGDSDLRQEILEVKQVRDQLHAVMSLLKDMKKMLEQNN